GCCCATGCAGACGGGGATCAAGGCGATCGACGCGCTCATCCCCATCGGCCGCGGGCAGCGCGAGCTGATCATCGGCGACCGCGGCACGGGGAAGACGGCCGTCGCCATTGACGCCATCATCAACCAGAAGGGCCAGGGCGTCGTCTGCGTGTACGTGGCCATCGGCCAGAAGAACTCGACGATCGCGGGCGTGGTGCAGCGCCTTACCGACGCCGGCGCCATGGACTACACCATCGTCGTCGCGGCCTCGGCTTCGGACCCGGCCCCGATGCAGTACATCGCGCCGTACGCCGGTACCGCGCTGGCCGAGTACTTCATGTACACCAAGAACGAGCAGGGGAAGGGCCTCCCCACCCTGTGCGTGTACGACGACCTCAGCAAGCAGGCCGTGGCGTACCGGCAGATGTCGCTGGTGCTGCGCCGCCCGCCGGGGCGCGAGGCGTACCCGGGCGACGTCTTCTACCTGCACAGCCGCCTCCTTGAGCGCGCGGCCAAGCTGAGTGACGAGATGGGCGGCGGGTCGCTGACGGCGCTCCCCATCATCGAGACGCAGGCCGGCGACGTGTCGGCGTACATCCCGACCAACGTGATCTCCATCACGGACGGGCAGATCTTCCTGGAGTCGAACCTCTTCTACTCCGGCGTGCGCCCGGCCGTGAACGTCGGCATCTCGGTGAGCCGCGTGGGCGGCGCGGCGCAGATCAAGGCGATGAAGAAGGTGGCCGGCAAGCTCAAGGGCGAGCTGGCGCAGTACCGCGAGCTGGAGGCGTTCGCCGCCTTCGGGTCGGAGCTGGACCCGGTCACGCAGCGCCAGCTCGCGCGGGGCGCCCGCTCGGTGGAGGTGCTGAAGCAGGGCCAGTACTCGCCGATGGCGGTGGAGTACCAGGTGGCCACCATCTACGCGCTGACCAACGGCTACCTGGACAACGTGGACGTGGCGCAGGTGCAGGCGTGGGGGCGCGACTTCCACATCTTCCTGCGCACGCAGCACCCGGAGATCCTGGACGACATCCGCAACACGCGCGACCTGTCCAAGGAGAACGAGCAGGCGCTGGTGCGCGCCATCGAGCACTACGCCGAGCTCTTTGCCGACCCGCACTCGCCGGTGGGCACCGACACGTACGCCAACTCGCCGATCCTGAACGAGACCGACCGCGACCGGCACATGAGCGAGGAGCAGCTTCGCCTCGCCGCCCGGCCGGAAGGGAACGCGGCGGG
This Longimicrobium sp. DNA region includes the following protein-coding sequences:
- the atpA gene encoding F0F1 ATP synthase subunit alpha — its product is MAVDTQLRASEIKNVLLGEIERFENNFTAEEVGEVLEVKDGIARIYGLGGAMSSELLEVTATESGQVVSALALNLEEDNIGAVVMGDWTVIQEGDRVRRTGRVFDIPVGPAYLGRVVNPLGEPVDGRGPIPSVGRRAVDVVAPGIVLRQPVKEPMQTGIKAIDALIPIGRGQRELIIGDRGTGKTAVAIDAIINQKGQGVVCVYVAIGQKNSTIAGVVQRLTDAGAMDYTIVVAASASDPAPMQYIAPYAGTALAEYFMYTKNEQGKGLPTLCVYDDLSKQAVAYRQMSLVLRRPPGREAYPGDVFYLHSRLLERAAKLSDEMGGGSLTALPIIETQAGDVSAYIPTNVISITDGQIFLESNLFYSGVRPAVNVGISVSRVGGAAQIKAMKKVAGKLKGELAQYRELEAFAAFGSELDPVTQRQLARGARSVEVLKQGQYSPMAVEYQVATIYALTNGYLDNVDVAQVQAWGRDFHIFLRTQHPEILDDIRNTRDLSKENEQALVRAIEHYAELFADPHSPVGTDTYANSPILNETDRDRHMSEEQLRLAARPEGNAAGARQSY